A genome region from Tenebrio molitor chromosome 4, icTenMoli1.1, whole genome shotgun sequence includes the following:
- the LOC138128673 gene encoding fatty acid synthase-like, with translation MPEMDASQPHVRSDKPDFQYSRWLSSAPPGEEVVISGMSGRLPDSRNIHEFRDNLFSKTDMVNDDDRRWKLDHPEIPQRSAKIRNTDHLDAGYFGVHHRQANVMDPMMRVLLETAVEAIMDAGMNPSELESSRTGVFTGVSWSDMQNSTLVDVTEPQKFALTGYLRSLNVHRVSYFLKLKGPACIVDTACSSSLNALDLAFRAIRSGQCDNAIISGSNLLLHPGNTLQFFRLGVLSSEGVCRVFDQDANGYVRGESIASIFLQKAKNARRIYAQIINTKVNSDGFKEQGITFPSTLAQKQLMTEIYDESGIYPSELSFLEAHGTGTQVGDPQEVEAIDHALARKRDKPLLVGSVKSSIGHTEPASGVCSIIKVLIAMETGLIAPNINLKQIKAGMEGFEQGRLKVVLDLIELEGDEALVGVNNFGFGGNNCHTILKRFKKKKVDGGIPKDDVPRLVCVSGRTEEAVLSLLNDVNSRKLDAEHVGLLHQIYKKNIANHIYRGFTIASKNGPLKTSSKFFSFQHKPLYVYFGQFERSFKLLGSYLMHFPIFKKTISRIDNILATKNVNISDAISKDQIQEDNLLGAIAVQAGLVDVLKSLELIPTAVYGDSWGKLVSAYYYDVITIEETVLTVYKISQKQSHFESNMLFDAIPEFKSLLKSVTKRRDRYFCKTPNLPNLEFRGHSLSHETLLNMPKNSLVLNVSDQQLDNKDVLLVEGNLVNFLEVLGRLYECGHNPQLHKLYPEIVYPVSRGTPMISPMVKWDHDRSWFTYKFTQFIASEIEQMDYNVSNGYEEFKHIAGHVIDGRNLFPAAEYLHLVWQTLAQSWKLAVIDFPVVFENCKFIRAVTMPKTGFIKLFVTIQRGCGNFEVVHMDQVVVTGRVSHCSNVSQEQTNLKSLYPYSEDPTQILGQDDIYKELYLRGYNYSGMFKGIARCDIGASTGLVKWEDNWTTFMDNMLQMNILQVDSRLLYVPVGIRKLTIDPVKHHQIVESFKDKESLIPVHVYKESNIIKSGGIEIRGLTAKSISKKKPRLEPVLEKYEFVPHQESLDLSQLIRVNIQIILENSLENHFKAVELLEGSSELLLPLVCKVLDDVPVVTPDLIVSTKTVLDPIPGVKIEQFVLTPESNLLLIVATKLLQNPISLKQVLNSLHPKGFVLTREEVVFEISDLDNIEVVTEYTTAKEKLILFKKSEEKTVTKFVEVSSNNSEWLSQLQDFVKSEANVVVYGQNREPDGLIGLVNCLRREPEGHKVKCFLMMDETPDFDPELPFYGDQVRKNLAVNIYKSGKWGTYRHLLLEELQEVECEYCFGDVSAKGDLSSMRWLEEPPIDESRLPETQVLIYNYYSAINFKDIMLASGRISAEPGTNDRIEQKCVIGFEFAGLDPKGRRVMGIVDNHAIATHVRGNSQFLWEVPESWSLEDAATIPVVYSTVMYALLLVVDLKPKSTVLIHSGTGGIGLAALNVCLHHQFEIYVTVGTQDKRDYLRKHYPQIPESHIGNSRDTSFEEMIKAGTNNRGVDAVLNSLSEDKLRASVRCLARGGRFLEIGKFDLANDSSLSLLLLERGASYHGIMLDQIFKNSAELKAKLVDALYKGVHDGYVKPLPRVVFGRDELVQAFKYMTTGKHIGKVLVKVRDEGGVRGVEPKRLFPALPRFNCDLTKSYVIIGGLGGVGLELADWLILRDARKLVLVSRSGVQTGYQAQRIRLWRSYGVEVEISTRDVTTKQGCLDLIREATELGSIDAIFNLAVVLKDALLEDQTEETFRLSLAPKARTTTYLDQITREICPHLRYFVIFSSVSCGRGNAGQTNYGMANSIMERICERRKRDGFPALAIQWGAIGDVGLVAKMQKENKELVIGGTLQQKISSCLEVLDRFLKQDNPIVASMLVAEKSNRSHGATSAVEAVANVLGIKDIKTVSQHATLAELGMDSMMGTEVIQLLEKEFEIYITTKDVRSLNFAKLTEIESEKRNVEKEKSLNKTQQGTDLLIQFIPDNQADSRPIVKLSCEGQDNEGQTVLVFPGIEGVFTLLEGLVKSLQARVLGVQYSYQEPEISVEEIAKTSLPHIEENISKDESLTLIGYSFGVSVCLEVLSLLENRGYSGKVISIDGSPTYIRSSVLNSVPGDTEAEFQTNLLYKILAVLIPVDLLAPYKEKFLKCSDLDERCDLALTLIPSEVVDRQKLDKQAMVALYKRFKAALNYEFCHDKIRSKAYLFKAKYPIVNEDEDYHLSMVFEHSVQVATVDGDHVTMLNQSELIKDINKLIACVDDI, from the exons ATGCCAGAGATGGACGCGAGTCAACCTCACGTCAGATCCGACAAACCCGACTTCCAGTACAGTCGATGGCTCTCTTCCGCCCCTCCGGGCGAAGAAGTGGTCATTTCCGGCATGTCCGGTCGCCTTCCGGATTCCAGAAACATCCACGAATTTCGCGACAATCTCTTCAGTAAAACGGACATGGTGAACGATGACGACCGACGCTGGAAATTGGACCATCCGGAGATTCCCCAAAGGAGTGCTAAAATCCGCAACACCGACCACTTAGATGCCGGATACTTTGGGGTGCACCACCGCCAAGCGAACGTCATGGACCCTATGATGCGGGTTTTATTGGAGACGGCGGTGGAGGCGATCATGGATGCCGGAATGAATCCCTCGGAGCTGGAAAGTTCGAGGACCGGGGTCTTTACGGGTGTGTCTTGGTCGGACATGCAGAACAGCACCCTGGTGGATGTTACAGAACCGCAGAAATTTGCACTGACAGG GTACTTGAGGTCTCTGAACGTGCACAGGGTCAGCTACTTCCTGAAACTGAAAGGTCCGGCGTGCATCGTCGACACAGCTTGCAGTAGTTCTCTGAACGCTTTGGATTTGGCGTTCAGAGCCATCAGGAGTGGACAATGCGACAACGCTATAATCAGCGGCAGCAATCTTCTCCTACATCCAGGCAACACTCTTCAGTTCTTCCG GTTGGGAGTACTGAGCAGTGAGGGCGTCTGTCGCGTGTTCGACCAAGACGCCAACGGCTACGTCAGAGGGGAGAGCATTGCGAGTATCTTTCTCCAAAAAGCGAAGAACGCGCGCCGGATCTATGCCCAAATCATCAACACCAAAGTCAATTCTGACGGTTTCAAAGAACAAGGCATCACTTTTCCTTCTACTCTAGCGCAGAAGCAGCTCATGACGGAAATCTACGACGAGAGCGGGATCTACCCTTCCGAACTAAGTTTCTTGGAGGCGCACGGGACCGGCACCCAAGTCGGAGATCCCCAAGAAGTCGAAGCGATCGATCACGCCTTGGCCAGAAAACGCGACAAACCTCTCTTGGTAGGATCTGTAAAGTCGAGTATCGGCCACACAGAACCAGCTTCTGGAGTTTGTTCCATCATCAAAGTGTTGATTGCGATGGAAACTGGGTTGATTGCTCCCAATATCAACCTGAAACAGATCAAGGCTGGCATGGAGGGGTTCGAGCAAGGGAGACTGAAGGTGGTACTCGATTTAATAGAGTTAGAAGGCGACGAGGCTCTCGTGGGAGTCAACAATTTTGGTTTCGGGGGTAATAACTGTCACACGATCCTCAAAAGAttcaaaaagaagaaagtcGACGGAGGAATACCCAAGGATGACGTTCCCAGGTTGGTCTGCGTTAGTGGACGCACCGAAGAAGCAGTTTTGTCTCTGCTGAATGATGTCAACAGTCGAAAACTTGACGCCGAACACGTGGGTCTACTTcatcaaatttacaaaaagaaTATTGCCAATCATATTTATCGAGGCTTCACAATAGCGTCGAAGAACGGTCCTCTCAAGACCTCTTCGAAATTCTTTTCCTTCCAACACAAACCTCTTTACGTATATTTCGGCCAGTTCGAACGCTCCTTTAAGCTTCTAGGCTCTTATCTTATGCATTTTCCAATCTTCAAAAAGACAATCTCCAG AATCGATAACATCTTGGCaactaaaaacgtcaacaTTTCGGACGCGATTTCGAAGGATCAAATTCAAGAAGACAACCTCCTCGGTGCCATCGCCGTGCAAGCCGGACTCGTGGATGTCTTGAAATCTTTAGAACTGATCCCAACCGCAGTGTATGGCGATTCTTGGGGCAAGTTAGTCAGCGCTTACTACTACGACGTCATCACCATAGAAGAAACAGTGTTAACAGTCTACAAGATCAGTCAAAAACAGTCGCATTTTGAGTCGAACATGCTTTTTGACGCCATCCCCGAATTCAAAAGTCTGCTTAAGTCAGTTACCAAAAGACGAGACCGATACTTTTGTAAAACCCCGAATTTGCCAAATCTAGAGTTCCGTGGCCACTCCTTGAGCCACGAAACGTTGCTGAATATGCCGAAAAATTCATTGGTGTTAAATGTTTCCGACCAACAATTAGACAACAAAGACGTGTTGCTTGTGGAAGGCAACCTCGTCAACTTTTTGGAGGTTTTGGGAAG ATTGTACGAATGCGGTCACAATCCTCAACTGCACAAGTTGTACCCCGAAATCGTGTACCCCGTGAGTCGAGGCACTCCCATGATCTCGCCCATGGTCAAGTGGGACCACGACAGGAGCTGGTTCACTTACAAATTCACGCAGTTCATTGCGTCAGAAATCGAACAGATGGATTACAATGTTTCGAACGGCTACGAAGAGTTCAAGCACATAGCGGGACACGTGATTGATG GTCGCAACTTGTTCCCCGCCGCGGAATATCTGCATCTAGTATGGCAGACCCTTGCCCAAAGTTGGAAGTTGGCAGTGATCGACTTTCCTgtggtttttgaaaattgtaaattcaTCCGAGCTGTGACAATGCCGAAAACTGGTTTTATCAAACTCTTCGTTACCATCCAGAGGGGCTGTGGCAACTTTGAAGTCGTGCACATGGACCAGGTTGTGGTAACGGGTCGAGTTTCCCACTGTTCGAATGTGAGTCAAGAACAAACGAATTTGAAATCACTTTATCCGTACAGCGAAGATCCAACCCAAATTTTGGGACAAGACGATATCTACAAAGAACTCTATCTTCGAGGCTACAATTACAG TGGTATGTTTAAGGGTATTGCGAGGTGTGACATAGGTGCCTCCACCGGTCTAGTCAAGTGGGAGGACAATTGGACCACCTTCATGGATAACATGCTTCAAATGAATATCCTTCAGGTTGACAGCAGATTGCTCTACGTTCCTGTGGGGATAAGAAAGTTAACAATAGATCCAGTGAAACATCATCAAATAGTCGAAAGTTTCAAAGACAAGGAATCGCTTATTCCTGTGCACGTCTACAAGGAAAGCAACATCATAAA ATCTGGCGGAATCGAAATTCGTGGGCTTACAGCGAAGTCCATTTCCAAGAAGAAACCTCGTTTGGAGCCAGTTTTGGAGAAGTATGAATTCGTTCCGCATCAGGAGTCGCTCGACTTGTCTCAGCTGATAAGAGTCAACATTCAAATCATCCTCGAGAATAGTCTAGAAAATCATTTCAAAGCGGTTGAACTCCTGGAAGGTTCTAGTGAACTTCTTTTACCTCTGGTTTGTAAAGTTCTAGACGACGTCCCGGTCGTCACTCCTGATCTGATAGTCTCCACCAAAACTGTCTTGGACCCGATTCCTGGTGTCAAAATTGAACAATTTGTTCTAACTCCTGAGAGCAACTTGCTTTTGATCGTCGCCACTAAACTTCTACAAAATCCcatttcattaaaacaggTGCTGAACTCTCTTCACCCTAAAGGTTTTGTCTTGACTAGAGAAGAAGTCGTCTTTGAGATCTCGGATTTGGACAATATCGAAGTTGTCACCGAGTATACGACGGCCAAAGAGAAATTGATTCTTTTTAAGAAGTCTGAAGAAAAAACTGTGACGAAATTTGTCGAGGTGTCATCGAATAATTCCGAGTGGTTGTCTCAGTTGCAAGACTTTGTAAAatctgaagcaaatgttgTGGTTTACGGTCAAAATCGTGAACCTGACGGTTTGATCGGATTGGTTAACTGTCTCAGGAGGGAGCCGGAGGGACACAAGGTCAAGTGTTTCCTCATGATGGACGAGACGCCAGATTTCGACCCTGAACTACCTTTCTATGGAGATCAAGTGAGAAAAAATCTCGCCGTAAACATTTACAAATCGGGGAAGTGGGGGACTTACAGACACTTGCTGTTAGAAGAGCTACAAGAAGTGGAATGCGAGTATTGTTTCGGAGACGTTTCAGCAAAGGGAGACTTGTCGAGCATGAGATGGTTGGAAGAGCCGCCCATTGACGAGTCCCGACTCCCCGAAACTCAAGTCCTCATCTAT AATTACTACTCCGCCATCAACTTCAAAGATATCATGCTGGCATCAGGTCGCATCAGCGCGGAACCTGGTACCAATGATCGCATCGAACAAAAGTGTGTGATAGGATTCGAGTTCGCCGGATTAGATCCGAA GGGGCGCCGAGTCATGGGAATTGTTGACAATCATGCGATTGCAACTCACGTCAGAGGTAATTCTCAGTTCTTGTGGGAGGTACCCGAGTCGTGGAGCTTGGAAGACGCAGCCACCATCCCCGTTGTCTACTCCACAGTGATGTACGCTTTGCTCTTG GTCGTAGATCTCAAACCCAAGAGTACCGTCTTGATTCATTCCGGTACCGGCGGAATCGGTCTCGCGGCATTGAACGTCTGCCTCCACCACCAGTTCGAAATCTACGTCACCGTCGGGACTCAAGACAAGCGAGACTATCTTCGAAAGCACTACCCCCAGATTCCTGAAAGTCACATCGGCAACTCTCGCGATACCTCTTTCGAGGAGATGATCAAAGCCGGTACTAACAATCGCGGTGTTGACGCCGTGTTGAATTCTTTGAGCGAAGATAAGCTCAGAGCATCGGTGAGATGCTTGGCGCGCGGCGGACGCTTCTTAGAAATTGGAAAGTTCGACCTTGCGAACGACTCGAGTCTCAGTCTTCTCTTGCTGGAACGAGGAGCGAGCTACCACGGAATCATGTTAGACCAGATCTTCAAAAACTCGGCGGAATTAAAAGCGAAACTTGTCGACGCCTTGTACAAAGGTGTTCACGATGGGTACGTTAAGCCCTTACCGAGGGTCGTGTTCGGCAGAGACGAACTGGTGCAGGCGTTCAAATACATGACCACTGGGAAGCACATAGGGAAGGTGTTGGTGAAAGTGAGGGACGAAGGAGGTGTGAGAGGTGTTGAACCCAAAAGGTTATTCCCGGCGCTTCCGAG ATTCAACTGCGACTTGACCAAGTCGTACGTCATCATTGGGGGGTTGGGAGGAGTCGGTTTGGAATTGGCCGATTGGCTGATCTTGAGAGACGCCCGAAAATTGGTCCTGGTCTCCAGATCGGGAGTGCAAACAGGGTACCAAGCCCAAAGAATTAG GCTTTGGAGGTCTTATGGCGTTGAGGTTGAAATTTCGACGCGAGACGTCACAACCAAGCAAGGCTGTCTTGATTTGATCCGCGAAGCTACCGAACTGGGTTCCATCGACGCCATCTTCAATCTAGCTGTTGTTCTTAAAGATGCGCTCTTGGAGGACCAAACCGAAGAGACTTTTCGTCTGTCTTTGGCTCCCAAAGCTCGAACGACCACCTATCTGGATCAAATAACTCGCGAGATCTGTCCACATTTGAG GTATTTCGTCATCTTCTCTTCGGTTTCTTGCGGTCGTGGCAACGCCGGTCAGACCAACTACGGCATGGCCAACTCGATCATGGAGAGGATCTGTGAGAGAAGAAAACGCGACGGATTTCCAGCTTTGGCAATCCAGTGGGGCGCCATCGGGGAC GTGGGACTTGTTGCCAAAATGCAGAAGGAGAACAAGGAACTGGTGATCGGTGGTACTCTCCAACAGAAGATCTCGAGTTGTTTGGAAGTGTTGGATAGGTTCCTGAAGCAAGACAATCCCATTGTTGCCAGCATGTTAGTCGCAGAGAAGAGCAACAGGAGTCACGGTGCGACTAGCGCTGTGGAAGCTGTTGCCAACGTCTTGGGCATCAAGGACATCAAGACCGTGAGTCAACATGCGACGCTGGCCGAGCTGGGGATGGACTCGATGATGGGCACTGAAGTCATCCAACTTTTGGAGAAGGAGTTTGAGATTTACATCACCACCAAAGACGTCAGGAGCTTGAATtttgccaa GTTGACAGAGATCGAGTCAGAGAAGAGGAACGTTGAGAAAGAGAAGAGTTTGAACAAGACGCAACAAGGCACCGACTTGCTCATCCAGTTCATACCGGACAACCAAGCCGATAGTAGACCGATTGTAAAACTCTCCTGTGAAGGGCAAGACAATGAGGGGCAAACAGTTTTAGTCTTTCCGGGAATTGAAGGAGTCTTTACACTTCTTGAGGGTCTTGTAAAAAGTCTTCAAGCTCGAGTTTTGGGAGTGCAGTACAGCTATCAGGAGCCCGAAATTTCAGTAGAggaaattgcaaaaacaaGTCTTCCA CACATCGAGGAAAATATATCCAAAGATGAATCGTTGACTTTAATCGGCTACTCTTTCGGAGTTTCAGTCTGTCTAGAAGTTCTTAGTTTGTTAGAGAATAGAGGTTATAGTGGCAAAGTGATTTCAATCGATGGTTCACCGACATATATACGATCATCTGTGTTAAATTCTGTTCCGGGCGACACCGAAGCAGAGTTCCAAACGAATCTcctgtacaaaattttagcggTGTTAATACCGGTGGATTTGCTGGCCCCGTACAAG GAAAAGTTTTTGAAGTGTTCAGACTTGGATGAGAGGTGCGATCTAGCCCTGACGTTAATACCTTCGGAGGTTGTCGATCGACAAAAATTGGATAAACAAGCTATGGTCGCACTCTATAAGCGGTTCAAAGCCGCCTTAAATTACGAGTTTTGCCACGATAAAATTCGGTCGAAAGCTTACTTGTTCAAGGCCAAGTATCCCATAGTTAACGAAGACGAAGATTACCATTTGTCGATGGTTTTCGAGCATTCCGTACAAGTTGCCACGGTCGATGGCGATCACGTTACCATGTTGAATCAATCGGAGCTAATTAAAGACATCAATAAATTAATAGCATGTGTGGATGATATCTAG